Proteins encoded together in one Thalassotalea crassostreae window:
- a CDS encoding FadR/GntR family transcriptional regulator, with product MKNRRLFWQIVEKIETLIDSGAYPVGGRLPPERVLAETFNVSRPTIREAIIALEVREKVEVKTSSGVYVLAKINDDDSTLKISPFELTQTRALIEGEAAALAAATITEDELEQLKDTLVKMSEGPNPEVADKEFHTIISTATRNNALKKTIEDLWRMRETHDNIRSAYKNVCSQSDKQRLDEHTVIYKALKAGDSNAARKYMHEHFNRLINSLFEANEKKALEDLKRKTSKTRDLYSLNHLIE from the coding sequence ATGAAAAATCGTCGTTTATTTTGGCAAATAGTTGAAAAAATTGAAACGCTAATTGATTCAGGAGCTTACCCTGTCGGCGGTCGTTTACCTCCAGAAAGAGTTCTAGCAGAAACATTTAATGTAAGTAGACCTACCATTAGAGAAGCAATCATAGCTTTAGAAGTTCGTGAAAAAGTTGAAGTAAAAACCAGTTCTGGCGTTTATGTTCTAGCGAAAATTAATGATGACGATAGCACTTTGAAAATCAGTCCTTTCGAGTTAACTCAAACTCGAGCTCTGATTGAAGGAGAAGCAGCAGCGTTAGCAGCAGCAACTATTACTGAAGACGAACTAGAGCAACTTAAAGATACCCTGGTAAAGATGAGCGAGGGCCCAAACCCTGAGGTTGCCGACAAAGAATTCCACACTATAATATCTACCGCTACTCGTAATAACGCTCTAAAAAAAACCATAGAAGATTTATGGCGAATGAGAGAGACCCATGACAACATAAGATCAGCATACAAAAATGTTTGTAGTCAAAGTGACAAACAGCGATTAGACGAACATACGGTTATTTACAAAGCATTGAAAGCGGGTGACAGTAATGCGGCTCGAAAATATATGCACGAACATTTCAATCGTTTAATTAACTCTTTATTTGAGGCTAATGAAAAGAAAGCTCTTGAAGATTTAAAACGAAAAACCTC